From Solea senegalensis isolate Sse05_10M linkage group LG19, IFAPA_SoseM_1, whole genome shotgun sequence, the proteins below share one genomic window:
- the scpep1 gene encoding retinoid-inducible serine carboxypeptidase, with amino-acid sequence MGLLGSGCRLLFLLTAVFNKGLLSPVTGKEAWNYVEVRDGAHMFWWLYYADSPSAGFMDLPLVMWLQGGPGGSGSGFGNFEEIGPLNRDLEPRKTSWVQAASVLFVDNPVGTGFSYTDTPDGYATNVAMVSSDMLVLLRNFFLEKPEFQSIPFYIFSESYGGKMAAAISQELTKAIAEGTVKCNFAGVALGDSWISPLDSVMTWGPYLYTTSLLDDNGLADVSSAAEDVKRAVEQQQFEKATELWSVAETVVEQNTNGVNFYNILTQDPDEKSSSSAGEDFIALQTRRHIRPLHSQSLSELMNGPVRKKLAIIPRNVTWGGQAEEVFSNMAGDFMRPVVDIVDQLLTAGVNVTVYNGQLDLIVDTMGQELWVKRLKWEGLPGFNKLKWTALDDPASPGVTGAFCKTYKNFSFFWILRAGHMIPSDQGPMALEMLKMVTRQA; translated from the exons ATGGGTCTGTTGGGGTCAGGGTGCAGGCTGCTCTTCTTACTCACCGCGGTCTTCAACAAAG GGCTCCTCAGTCCTGTGACGGGCAAAGAAGCCTGGAACTATGTGGAGGTGAGAGACGGCGCCCACATGTTCTGGTGGCTTTACTACGCTGACAGTCCTTCTGCTGGATTCATGGACCTGCCTCTGGTCATGTGGCTGCAG GGTGGACCCGGTGGATCAGGAAGTGGCTTTGGGAACTTTGAGGAGATTGGACCGTTGAACAGGGACCTCGAGCCCAGAAAGACGAGCTGG GTGCAGGCAGCCAGTGTGTTATTTGTAGATAACCCAGTGGGCACCGGCTTCAGCTACACTGACACACCTGATGGCTATGCTACCAATGTGGCCATGGTTTCTTCAGACATGCTGGTGCTGCTCAGAAACTTCTTCTTGGAGAAGCCTGAGTTCCAG AGCATCCCCTTCTACATCTTCTCGGAGTCATATGGAGGGAAGATGGCAGCTGCTATCTCACAGGAGCTCACCAAG gCCATCGCAGAAGGAACAGTGAAATGCAACTTTGCTGGTGTGGCACTTGGAGACTCGTGGATTTCACCACTGG ACTCAGTCATGACGTGGGGACCATACCTCTACACCACT TCTCTGCTGGACGATAACGGCCTGGCGGACGTGAGCAGTGCAGCAGAGGACGTGAAGCGagctgtggagcagcagcagtttgagaAGGCGACTGAGCTGTGGTCAGTGGCTGAGACTGTGGTGGAGCAG AACACCAACGGTGTCAACTTCTACAACATCCTCACCCAGGACCCAGATGAGAAGAGCAGTTCTTCAGCAGGGGAGGACTTCATTG CTCTGCAGACGCGTCGCCACATCCGTCCGCTCCACAGCCAGTCACTGAGCGAGCTCATGAACGGACCCGTCCGGAAGAAACTGGCCATCATTCCTCGCAATGTCACCTGGGGAG GCCAGGCAGAAGAAGTGTTCAGTAACATGGCAGGAGACTTCATGAGACCAGTGGTGGACATAGTGGACCAACTGCTGACCGCTGGCGTCAACGTCACCGTCTACAATGGACAGCTGGACCTCATCGTGGACACCATGG GCCAAGAGCTGTGGGTGAAGCGTCTCAAGTGGGAGGGGCTACCTGGATTTAACAAGCTGAAGTGGACCGCCCTGGATGACCCCGCCTCCCCAGGTGTTACCGGAGCTTTCTGCAAGACCTACAAGAACTTCTCCTTCTTTTGGATCCTCAGAGCTGGTCACATG ATTCCTTCAGACCAGGGACCCATGGCCTTGGAGATGTTGAAGATGGTCACACGGCAGGCCTGA
- the si:dkey-283b1.7 gene encoding von Willebrand factor C domain-containing protein 2-like, which produces MLTRSVSVSVPGNLVTMMRMSPRHCALSCLVHLSLLLPLLPPLGPGRVAELAVAAEYSSKTDLDYEFGDYRGKWCIDDHGFVYGIGEVYYPSPTGCPCTCTVDGPVCVRPKCPRINPRCTRIGYKACCPVCEAMARVCVYGGKTYRLLEEFRLSRCERCRCGANREVYCSISNCPAPHCVNPTYEPNHCCPICKTGPNCFAGSRVIPAGERVDMDEETVCYCTYRDGTWHTHPHATCEPRLQPGPTPDARTKLSRDEEVTGRGGRPAISRLDEIP; this is translated from the exons ATGCTCACACGGTCAGTGTCGGTGTCAGTGCCGGGAAACCTGGTCACCATGATGAGGATGAGTCCCCGGCACTGTGCGCTCAGCTGCCTCGTCCATCTGtccctgctgctgccgctgctgccgccgctgggTCCGGGACGCGTCGCGGAGCTCGCGGTAGCCGCGGAATACTCATCCAAAACGGACTTGGACTACGAGTTCGGCGACTACCGGGGGAAGTGGTGCATCGACGACCACGGTTTCGTCTACGGCATCGGAGAGGTGTATTACCCGAGCCCCACAGGGTGCCCATGCACGTGCACCGTGGACGGTCCCGTGTGCGTCCGACCCAAGTGTCCGCGCATCAACCCCCGGTGCACGCGGATCGGATATAAGGCGTGCTGTCCCGTGTGCGAGGCGATGGCCCGGGTCTGTGTCTACGGAGGCAAAACGTACCGACTCCTGGAGGAATTCAGG TTGTCGCGGTGCGAGCGATGCCGCTGCGGAGCTAACAGAGAGGTTTACTGCAGCATTTCCAACTGCCCCGCCCCTCACTGCGTCAACCCCACGTACGAACCCAACCACTGCTGCCCCATCTGTAAGACTG GTCCTAACTGCTTCGCTGGGAGCAGGGTGATCCCAGCAGGAGAGCGCGTGGACATGGACGAGGAAACAGTTTGCTACTGCACCTACAGGGACGGGACGTGGCACACTCACCCCCACGCCACCTGCGAGCCGCGTCTGCAGCCCGGCCCGACACCTGACGCTCGCACGAAGCTGTCCAGAGATGAGGAGGTCACGGGCAGAGGGGGGAGACCGGCCATTTCCAGGCTGGATGAAATACCATGA
- the si:dkey-75a21.2 gene encoding uncharacterized protein si:dkey-75a21.2, protein MEVKCRWCHICAKENLENIIPDHLQQLLPEGHCHFICTYKPVERAFTACIKLQLATREEAEAWLEDFQRSSRVTLTVDKTYPITKDTVRRNSYRVDMKCQHNTRQTRSSKTNTHCPAVLYLVLKKHRHSQNRKSRSSDTHIQEGLLLHVTVKHHHNHPLGCSEARETVEKLEKLFQSRQSPSSARNALKYELQEEQGDSYVCASICPDVQFGSGAAEVSSRSESVAEHLKGRLRSMFDDLVDKLEKDLTFRAPIESLVSSYENIHTDSGLISALSMFGKRRSAAAAAAAADDDDDAAAADDAAAADASDIKMRPRKSLEMSAQIGVRSTAVACRKTPLGGRRALITGGPPKRARREQP, encoded by the exons atgGAGGTTAAGTGTCGCTGGTGTCATATTTGTGCAAAGGAGAACTTGGAGAACATCATCCCGGATCATCTCCAG CAACTTCTGCCCGAGGGGCACTGCCATTTTATCTGCACCTACAAGCCAGTGGAGAGGGCTTTTACAGCCTGTATAAAACTTCAACTTGCCACCAGAGAGGAGGCAGAAGCCTGGTTGGAGGACTTTCAACGGTCCTCAAGAGTGACCTTGACGGTGGACAAAACCTATCCTATCACCAAGGATACAGTTCGGCGAAACAGCTATCGA GTTGACATGAAATGCCAGCACAATACAAGGCAGACCCGCTCCtcgaaaacaaacacacactgtcctgcTGTGCTCTACCTCGTGCTGAAAAAGCACAGGCATAGCCAGAACAGGAAGTCCAG ATCGAGTGATACTCATATTCAGGAGGGTTTGTTGTTGCATGTGACCGTCAAACATCACCACAACCACCCCCTTGGCTGTTCCGAGGCCAGAGAGACCgtggagaagctggagaaacTTTTTCAGAGTCGGCAATCACCGTCCTCAGCCCGAAACGCCCTGAAATATGAACTCCAGGAGGAGCAGGGCGATTCATACGTGTGTGCCTCCATTTGTCCTGACGTCCAATTTGGCTCTGGAGCTGCAGAAGTGTCATCTCGAAGTGAGTCGGTGGCTGAGCATCTCAAAGGTCGTCTCAGATCCATGTTTGATGACCTCGTGGACAAGCTCGAAAAGGATCTGACCTTTCGAGCCCCGATAGAATCTCTTGTGTCGTCCTACGAGAACATTCATACTGACAGCGGCCTGATCTCAGCACTGTCTATGTttgggaagaggaggagtgctgctgccgctgctgctgctgctgatgatgatgatgatgctgctgctgctgatgatgctgctgctgctgacgcgAGTGACATCAAAATGCGGCCAAGAAAGAGTCTGGAAATGAGCGCACAAATAGGTGTGCGGTCGACAGCCGTCGCTTGCCGTAAGACTCCGCTGGGGGGCAGACGGGCGCTCATCACTGGTGGACCTCCAAAAAGAGCCCGGAGGGAACAACCATGA
- the coil gene encoding coilin, whose protein sequence is MAANSNSFIRVRLFFDYPPPAIADCRMCWLLVDLNACRVVSDLESLIREKFEFSSRSILNLFVDDCYLPHTESVFVVRDNDSVRVKVDSLAQVNGHSSSPDPSSKNCRKRHRPAEDDGVSVEWKEKKRKKKREESLEREAKQVSGGKKSKKSKDKHAEKKKKKKEKTEDNIPVTPKSTAAAKKPPSTVEQPVKSIKKLPAVQGKTQSKKQIVSSSDSSSSSSEEHEAPKKTPALKPAAKTPSSTPAASKTPVAASKTPVAASKTPVAASKTPVAAASKTPVATSKTPVATKPTQKKSQPTPSSSSETDSSSDEAAGAKVPPKHKPWNSTSQTSKPQQAPSLPPSSDCAQKKAAPEATPPPDGKDVETPKSDEEEEEEIQLVIRQPLQQPWRGMGVRPPWSGGSCGRTGSGGLGGRGRGEGRGLSRGHAADSFESSYNGAKEPSYQTDLLSNKSVILQNGAEVAPKKDYSSMPLLAAPPQVGQKIAFKLLELTENYTPEVSEYKEGRIVSFDPTTKQIELEILTVTQAPVEPGKFDLVYQNADGSESVEYAVPRGAWVTERWDSLLEPRLLM, encoded by the exons ATGGCGGCGAACAGCAACAGTTTCATCCGCGTGCGCCTCTTCTTTGACTACCCGCCGCCCGCCATTGCTGACTGCCGCATGTGCTGGCTGCTCGTGGACCTGAACGCGTGTCGCGTGGTTTCGGACCTGGAGAGTTTGATCAGAGAGAAGTTCGAGTTCAGCTCCAGGAGCATCCTGAACCTCTTCGTAGACGACTGTTACCTGCCTCACACCGAGAGCGTCTTTGTGGTGCGGGACAACGACAGTGTCAG GGTGAAGGTGGACTCTCTGGCCCAGGTGAACGGCCACAGCAGCTCTCCAGACCCGTCAAgtaaaaactgcagaaagagaCACAGACCTGCAGAGGATGATGGAGTGAGTGTGgaatggaaggaaaaaaagaggaaaaagaagagggaggagagtcTGGAGAGGGAGGCGAAGCAGGTTTCAGGTGGTAAGAAGAGTAAGAAGTCAAAAGATAAGCatgcagagaagaaaaagaagaagaaggagaagacagaggacaacATCCCTGTCACCCCCAAATCAACTGCAGCTGCCAAAAAACCTCCATCTACTGTGGAACAGCCAGTAAAGAGCATCAAGAAGCTCCCAGCAgtacaaggaaaaacacagagcaaaAAGCAAATTGTCTCCTCTTCAGATtccagtagcagcagcagtgaagaaCACGAAGCTCCTAAAAAGACCCCTGCCTTAAAACCAGCAGCTAAAACACCCTCGTCCACCCCTGCTGCATCCAAGACGCCTGTAGCCGCCTCCAAGACGCCTGTAGCCGCCTCCAAGACGCCTGTAGCCGCCTCCAAGACGCCTGTAGCCGCCGCCTCCAAGACGCCTGTAGCCACCTCCAAGACGCCTGTAGCCACCAAACCCACCCAGAAGAAATCCCAGCCAACCCCATCGTCCTCTTCAGAAACAGATTCCTCCTCTGACGAGGCTGCCGGCGCTAAAGTCCCACCAAAACACAAACCTTGGAACTCCACATCTCAAACCTCAAAACCTCAGCAGGCTCCTTCTCTTCCCCCGTCCTCAGACTGTGCTCAGAAAAAGGCAGCGCCTGAAGCCACGCCTCCTCCTGATGGCAAAGATGTGGAGACTCCCAAGtctgacgaggaggaggaggaggagattcaGCTGGTTATAAGACAACCATTGCAGCAGCCGTGGCGTGGCATGGGTGTTCGACCACCTTGGAGTGGCGGCAGCTGTGGGAGAACAGGGAGTGGCGGTCTTggaggaagggggcggggtgaAGGTCGAGGGCTCAGCAGAGGTCACGCTGCTGACAGCTTTGAGTCCAGCTATAATGGAGCCAAGGAGCCAAGTTACCAGACTGATTTACTGAGCAACAAGTCAGTCATCCTCCAG AACGGAGCAGAAGTTGCCCCCAAGAAGGACTACAGCTCTATGCCACTGCTAGCTGCTCCTCCACAAGTGGGGCAGAAGATCGCCTTCAAG ctgcTGGAGCTGACGGAGAACTATACACCAGAGGTGTCAGAATACAAG GAGGGAAGGATCGTAAGCTTTGACCCAACAACCAAACAAATTGAGCTGGAAATACTTACTGTCACTCAAG CTCCTGTAGAGCCTGGGAAGTTTGACCTGGTCTATCAGAACGCAGACGGCTCAGAGAGCGTAGAGTACGCTGTTCCCCGAGGTGCTTGG GTGACCGAAAGGTGGGACTCCCTGCTGGAACCAAGGCTGCTCATGTAA